The Urbifossiella limnaea genome has a window encoding:
- a CDS encoding acyltransferase: MNATRETAKRLARAAALVAVLPVLLHYWFWSLVVGHHAAFRGAVQFVSLLPGLPGIYMRGAFLTHTLAGCHPSARVEFGVLFSEPGAELGEGVYVGPRCILGLVRVGKDALLASGVQVPSGGKTHRFDDPDVPIRDQGGELTLVTIGEGAWVGAGAIVLADVGKGTVVAAGSVVTKPLPDYVVAAGVPAKVLRPRFGGAPDA; encoded by the coding sequence GTGAATGCCACCCGCGAAACCGCGAAGCGCCTCGCCCGCGCCGCCGCGCTCGTCGCCGTACTGCCGGTGCTGCTGCACTACTGGTTCTGGTCGCTCGTCGTCGGCCACCACGCCGCGTTCCGCGGCGCCGTGCAGTTCGTCTCGCTCCTCCCCGGCCTCCCCGGCATCTACATGCGCGGCGCCTTCCTGACCCACACGCTCGCCGGGTGCCACCCGTCGGCGCGGGTCGAGTTCGGCGTGCTGTTCTCGGAGCCCGGCGCGGAACTCGGCGAAGGCGTGTACGTCGGCCCGCGCTGCATCCTCGGTCTGGTCCGCGTCGGCAAGGACGCACTACTGGCGTCCGGCGTGCAGGTGCCGTCCGGCGGCAAGACGCACCGGTTCGACGACCCCGACGTACCGATCCGCGACCAGGGCGGCGAACTGACGCTCGTCACCATCGGCGAAGGAGCGTGGGTCGGCGCCGGGGCCATCGTTCTGGCCGATGTCGGCAAGGGCACCGTGGTCGCGGCCGGGTCGGTGGTGACGAAGCCGCTGCCGGACTACGTGGTGGCCGCCGGCGTTCCCGCGAAGGTGCTGCGGCCGCGGTTCGGGGGCGCCCCCGATGCCTGA
- a CDS encoding DUF1559 family PulG-like putative transporter has product MSRADDDDYDDRPRRRRPRDDDYDDDYDDRPRRGRASGGGSGGGAGAAAGMSVAAIVGIVVVILFCCAGGGIALLLPAVQKVREAAARTKDMNNYKQVALGFHNYHDTNGRLPAADGPVSWRVHLLPFLEQENLYRQFDVTQPWDDGKNRPHANVPVPVYVSPSDPGDTKQTHARVFTGPDTLFPPGRPPLSINPRNGQIPDGTSTTFLVVEARETVPWPQPRELTYTKDGPLPQLGQVHRNGFIFAMADGSVRFGRESTPDAARRIAATVNDGLPLPPDF; this is encoded by the coding sequence ATGAGCCGCGCCGACGACGACGACTACGACGACCGCCCGCGCCGCCGCCGCCCGCGCGACGACGATTACGACGACGACTACGACGACCGCCCGCGCCGCGGCCGGGCCAGCGGCGGCGGGAGCGGCGGGGGGGCCGGCGCCGCGGCCGGGATGAGCGTTGCGGCCATCGTCGGCATCGTGGTGGTGATCCTGTTCTGCTGCGCTGGGGGCGGCATCGCTCTGTTGCTGCCGGCGGTGCAGAAGGTCCGCGAGGCGGCGGCGCGGACCAAGGACATGAACAACTACAAGCAGGTGGCGCTCGGGTTCCACAACTACCACGACACGAACGGCCGGCTCCCGGCGGCCGACGGCCCCGTGAGCTGGCGCGTCCACCTGCTGCCGTTCCTGGAACAGGAGAACCTGTACCGCCAGTTCGACGTGACGCAGCCGTGGGACGACGGCAAGAACCGGCCGCACGCCAACGTGCCGGTACCGGTGTACGTCTCGCCGTCCGACCCGGGAGACACGAAGCAGACGCACGCGCGGGTTTTCACCGGGCCGGACACGCTGTTCCCGCCGGGCCGCCCGCCGCTGAGCATTAACCCCCGGAACGGCCAGATTCCGGACGGGACGAGCACGACGTTCCTGGTGGTGGAGGCGCGCGAGACGGTGCCGTGGCCGCAGCCGCGCGAACTGACGTACACGAAGGACGGCCCGCTGCCGCAGCTCGGCCAGGTCCACCGGAACGGGTTCATCTTCGCGATGGCCGACGGCAGCGTCCGGTTCGGCCGCGAGAGCACGCCCGACGCCGCCCGCCGGATCGCGGCCACCGTCAACGACGGCCTGCCGCTGCCGCCGGACTTCTGA
- a CDS encoding RIFT barrel domain-containing protein — MESPRVVLTVTTPAAGRGPVTAGVPWPRGVVTDAARLALTDAAGRPVPLQAKVTDRWADGSARWVLLDWIAESGAGPYTLFVGDQSRLEGRNLAERTGNAVWVHPGAALFIVRPGSCFPFMSVALAVGTGVSPEPSPRGFLVTDGNGHTWLADVRTVEIEAPGPCRSILHLTGQLVSEQGSRSDSLLDFDARIHFFSGSTVVRVEFTLRNPRRAEHPGGLWDLGDPGSVFLKDASITFALPEGRGGELRYSPERGAPVVPYPLPFELFQASSGGENWNGRNHVTRAGTVTLPFRGYRLNAASGRRATPIVLLPGLGVTTEHFWENFPKAIEATADAITLRLFPQQAGDLHELQGGEQKTHTFAVAFGADATAEALEWFRTPPRVTLPPEWVAATGAVPYLTPQATDPHADYLALVGAALDGPDTFVQKRETIDEYGWRHFGDIWGDHEAVYDAGPAPMVSHYNNQYDPVFGFGVQLLRSGDPRWAEHMDALAAHVADIDIYHTTRDKAAYNGGLFWHTYHYAPADTATHRSYPKLLRTLGGPAGLDPNDPKAKKSKHVYALGGGPGNEQNYAAGLALHYFLTGSEQSRAAAIGLAQWVIDMDDGSKTVFRWLARGDTGLASQSRGPEYHGPGRGSGNSLAALLVGHTLTGDAKFLAKAERLIRRVVHPADDVPARKLLDVENRWFYTMFLHSLGKYLDHKAELGQLDAMYAYARASLLHYARWMADHEVPTLSRPDILEYPNETWAAQDVRKFEVLRLAARHAGPDAERFRERARFFFSDSIARLTAFPTRTLCRPVVLLLSLGYTAACPADAAPPPAVAVTDFGRPERFVPQKQTALKRAKLLVAAGAVVGFAAVVALGVWLLAG; from the coding sequence GTGGAATCGCCCCGCGTCGTGCTGACGGTGACTACCCCGGCCGCCGGCCGCGGCCCGGTGACGGCCGGCGTCCCGTGGCCGCGCGGCGTCGTGACCGACGCGGCGCGGCTCGCCCTGACCGATGCCGCCGGCCGCCCGGTTCCGCTCCAGGCGAAGGTGACCGACCGCTGGGCCGACGGCTCCGCCCGGTGGGTGCTACTGGACTGGATCGCGGAGTCGGGGGCGGGGCCGTACACGCTGTTCGTCGGAGATCAGTCGAGGCTTGAGGGACGGAACCTCGCCGAGCGAACCGGCAATGCCGTGTGGGTTCACCCGGGAGCGGCGCTATTCATCGTCCGACCGGGTAGTTGTTTCCCGTTCATGAGCGTCGCCCTCGCCGTGGGCACGGGCGTATCGCCCGAGCCGAGCCCACGCGGGTTCCTGGTGACGGACGGTAACGGGCACACCTGGCTGGCGGATGTACGGACGGTCGAGATTGAGGCGCCCGGCCCGTGCCGGTCGATCTTGCATCTGACGGGTCAACTCGTTTCGGAGCAGGGGTCGCGATCGGACTCACTGCTCGACTTCGACGCCCGGATACACTTCTTCTCCGGCTCAACAGTTGTGCGCGTCGAGTTCACGCTGCGGAACCCGCGCCGCGCCGAGCACCCTGGCGGCCTCTGGGATCTCGGCGACCCGGGCTCGGTGTTCCTGAAGGATGCGTCGATCACGTTCGCGCTGCCGGAAGGGCGCGGCGGCGAACTCCGCTACTCCCCAGAGCGCGGCGCCCCCGTCGTGCCGTACCCGCTGCCGTTCGAGCTGTTCCAGGCGTCCAGCGGTGGGGAGAACTGGAACGGCCGCAACCACGTCACCCGCGCCGGCACTGTCACGCTCCCATTCCGCGGCTACCGGCTCAACGCAGCGAGCGGCCGCCGCGCCACGCCGATCGTCCTGCTGCCGGGTCTCGGCGTCACGACGGAGCACTTCTGGGAGAACTTCCCGAAGGCGATCGAAGCCACCGCCGACGCCATCACCCTGCGGCTGTTCCCGCAGCAGGCCGGCGACCTCCACGAGCTCCAGGGCGGCGAGCAGAAGACGCACACGTTCGCCGTCGCCTTCGGGGCCGACGCCACCGCCGAGGCGCTGGAGTGGTTCCGCACGCCGCCGCGCGTCACGCTGCCGCCCGAGTGGGTCGCCGCCACCGGGGCCGTGCCGTACCTCACGCCGCAAGCCACCGACCCCCACGCCGACTACCTCGCGCTCGTCGGTGCCGCCCTCGACGGCCCGGACACCTTCGTTCAGAAGCGCGAGACGATCGACGAGTACGGCTGGCGCCACTTCGGCGACATCTGGGGCGACCACGAGGCCGTCTACGACGCCGGCCCGGCGCCGATGGTGTCGCACTACAACAACCAGTACGACCCCGTGTTCGGCTTCGGCGTGCAGTTGCTCCGCTCGGGCGACCCGCGCTGGGCCGAGCACATGGACGCCCTCGCCGCGCACGTCGCCGACATCGACATCTATCACACAACCCGCGACAAGGCGGCGTACAACGGCGGCCTGTTCTGGCACACCTACCACTACGCCCCCGCCGACACCGCCACGCACCGCTCGTACCCGAAGCTGCTCCGCACCCTCGGCGGTCCTGCCGGACTCGACCCGAACGATCCGAAGGCGAAGAAGTCGAAGCACGTCTACGCGCTCGGCGGCGGCCCCGGCAACGAGCAGAACTACGCCGCCGGCCTCGCGCTGCACTACTTCCTCACCGGGAGCGAGCAGTCGCGCGCCGCCGCAATCGGGCTGGCGCAGTGGGTCATCGACATGGACGACGGCTCGAAGACCGTCTTCCGCTGGCTGGCCCGCGGCGACACCGGTCTCGCCAGCCAGAGCCGCGGGCCGGAGTACCACGGCCCCGGCCGCGGTTCGGGTAACTCGCTCGCCGCCCTGCTCGTCGGCCACACCCTCACCGGCGACGCGAAGTTCCTGGCGAAGGCCGAGCGGCTCATCCGCCGCGTCGTGCATCCCGCCGACGACGTGCCGGCGCGCAAGCTTCTCGACGTGGAGAACCGCTGGTTCTACACGATGTTCCTGCATTCGCTCGGCAAGTACCTCGACCACAAGGCCGAACTCGGGCAGCTGGACGCGATGTACGCCTACGCCCGCGCCAGCCTGCTGCACTACGCCCGCTGGATGGCCGACCACGAGGTGCCGACGCTGAGCCGGCCCGACATCCTCGAGTACCCGAACGAGACGTGGGCGGCGCAGGACGTGCGTAAGTTCGAGGTGCTCCGCCTCGCCGCGCGCCACGCCGGCCCCGACGCCGAGCGCTTCCGCGAGCGGGCGCGCTTCTTCTTCAGCGACTCGATCGCGCGCCTGACGGCGTTCCCGACGCGGACGCTGTGCCGGCCGGTGGTGCTGCTGCTGTCGCTCGGCTACACCGCGGCGTGCCCCGCCGACGCGGCGCCCCCGCCGGCGGTGGCGGTGACCGACTTCGGCCGGCCCGAGCGGTTCGTGCCGCAGAAGCAGACGGCGCTGAAGCGGGCCAAGCTCCTCGTCGCCGCCGGGGCCGTGGTCGGGTTCGCCGCGGTGGTCGCACTCGGCGTCTGGCTGCTCGCCGGGTGA
- a CDS encoding class I SAM-dependent methyltransferase, translating to MSLPSSLLGPVRRLTTAARHGWGPTRLADHAIRRHQAVQRLPELAGLVSMVAALKPNVVVEVGTRHGGTFSCWPTVAADGALLVSMDLPAGSFGGGSGDPVLARLAEFLRPGQRLETLRQDSHLPASREWLVGVLAGRPIDFLFLDGDHSLAGIRQDFETYGPLVRKGGLVAFHDILPDPGNAHIQVPEFWAELRGRYDAREFIDPPGRTSGGMGIGVVRV from the coding sequence GTGTCCCTCCCGTCCTCCCTGCTCGGCCCGGTCCGCCGCCTGACCACGGCCGCCCGCCACGGCTGGGGGCCCACGCGCCTGGCTGACCACGCCATCCGCCGCCACCAGGCCGTGCAGCGGCTCCCCGAGCTGGCCGGCCTCGTGAGCATGGTCGCCGCCCTGAAGCCGAACGTGGTCGTCGAGGTGGGCACGCGCCACGGCGGCACCTTCTCGTGCTGGCCGACCGTCGCCGCCGACGGCGCCCTGCTCGTGAGCATGGACCTGCCCGCCGGCTCGTTCGGCGGCGGCTCCGGCGACCCCGTGCTGGCGCGGCTGGCCGAGTTCCTGCGCCCCGGGCAGCGGCTCGAAACGCTCCGCCAGGACTCACACCTCCCCGCCTCGCGGGAGTGGCTGGTCGGCGTGCTGGCCGGCCGGCCGATCGACTTCCTGTTCCTCGACGGCGACCACTCGCTCGCCGGCATTCGCCAGGACTTCGAGACGTACGGCCCGCTCGTCCGGAAGGGCGGGCTGGTGGCCTTCCACGACATCCTGCCCGACCCCGGGAACGCGCACATCCAGGTGCCCGAGTTCTGGGCCGAGCTGCGCGGCCGGTACGACGCCCGCGAGTTCATCGACCCGCCCGGCCGGACCAGCGGCGGGATGGGGATCGGGGTGGTCCGCGTATGA
- a CDS encoding O-antigen ligase family protein, translating to MKQTLFMAALTGFAVVGSFASTPFVGFCVYVLYAVLRPQYMWQWSLPVGVNWSLYVALATILATAVFGPRPPRPAPGRLPPSRVTIAPLHVAMFLFGLCLVASYFTARVPEAGDRMVGDYWKMFLMFGVGAVVTRSVGQVWALYLTYTLSLAYIAYEVNFLYFRHGYLGIATNGYGGADNNGAGMLLAMGVPLCAFAWESTTRWWRWAFAAFIPVILHAVLMTYSRGAMVALVVAAPFWILRGRYRKPKIALGVCVLACLPFLAGQEIRDRFFSVEKYQQDNSANSRLTSWKIGVQIANENPVFGVGIRNSPLLTYSYGADMEGRVIHSQYIQIAADNGYVGLACYLAVVGLAMWDLEKVIRRSRPLDDPDSVRAYVSAAGFQGAIVTFLVGATFLSAEAFEPQYWLFLAAAQLRLAYFAAPVPGTPTRS from the coding sequence GTGAAGCAGACGCTGTTCATGGCCGCCCTGACCGGGTTCGCGGTCGTCGGGTCGTTCGCCAGCACCCCGTTCGTCGGGTTCTGCGTCTACGTCCTCTACGCCGTCCTCCGCCCGCAGTACATGTGGCAGTGGTCGCTCCCCGTGGGCGTCAACTGGTCGCTGTACGTGGCGCTGGCCACCATCCTCGCCACCGCCGTGTTCGGCCCGCGCCCGCCGCGCCCCGCGCCCGGCCGGCTGCCGCCGAGCCGCGTCACGATCGCCCCGCTGCACGTCGCCATGTTCCTGTTCGGGCTGTGCCTGGTCGCCAGTTACTTCACCGCGCGTGTCCCCGAGGCCGGCGACCGCATGGTCGGCGACTACTGGAAGATGTTCCTGATGTTCGGCGTCGGCGCGGTCGTGACGCGGTCCGTCGGGCAGGTGTGGGCGCTGTACCTCACGTACACCCTGTCGCTGGCGTACATCGCGTACGAGGTCAACTTCCTGTACTTCCGGCACGGCTACCTCGGCATCGCCACGAACGGCTACGGCGGGGCCGACAACAACGGCGCCGGCATGCTCCTGGCGATGGGCGTGCCGCTGTGCGCGTTCGCCTGGGAGAGCACGACCCGGTGGTGGCGGTGGGCGTTCGCCGCGTTCATCCCCGTCATCCTCCACGCCGTGCTGATGACGTACTCCCGCGGGGCCATGGTCGCGCTCGTCGTGGCCGCCCCGTTCTGGATCCTCCGCGGCCGCTACCGCAAGCCGAAGATCGCCCTCGGCGTGTGCGTGCTCGCGTGCCTGCCGTTCCTGGCCGGGCAGGAGATCCGCGACCGCTTCTTCTCCGTGGAGAAGTACCAACAGGACAACAGCGCCAACAGCCGGCTCACGAGCTGGAAGATCGGCGTCCAGATCGCCAACGAGAACCCGGTGTTCGGCGTCGGCATCCGCAACTCGCCGCTGCTCACGTACTCGTACGGGGCCGACATGGAAGGCCGCGTCATCCACAGCCAGTACATCCAGATCGCCGCCGACAACGGGTACGTCGGCCTGGCCTGCTACCTGGCCGTGGTCGGGCTCGCCATGTGGGACTTGGAGAAGGTGATCCGCCGGTCCCGCCCCCTCGACGACCCCGACTCCGTGCGCGCCTACGTGTCCGCGGCCGGCTTCCAGGGGGCGATCGTCACGTTCCTGGTGGGGGCGACGTTCCTGTCGGCCGAGGCGTTCGAGCCGCAGTACTGGCTGTTCCTCGCCGCGGCCCAACTGCGGCTCGCGTACTTCGCCGCGCCGGTTCCCGGCACGCCCACCCGGAGCTGA
- a CDS encoding glycosyltransferase — MTRPLRVGFVVHVMQVAGAEVLVRETVARLAGRVQATVFCLDAIGRIGEEMTADGADVIAFGRRPGRDWGVARRLAAAARERGVEVMHAHQYTPFFYSALAKVLNPRWRLILTEHGRHYPDRVSPLRRAVNRLALDRLADAVTACCHFSAEGLTRTDGFRGNRIEIVENGINVDRYGPAADPAAQKAALGLDPARRYVVHVARHHPVKDQATLLRGFAAAELEGVELLMAGDGLLREELETLAARLGVRERVRFLGIRTDVAELMRAADVFALTSVSEAASLTLLEAMATGLPSVATAVGGNPELVRHEREGLLFPRGDAAGCAAAFRRLFADAALAARLGAAARQRARQRYQLDRTVDEYFRLYCRLAGRTP; from the coding sequence ATGACCCGACCGCTCCGCGTCGGGTTCGTCGTCCACGTCATGCAGGTGGCCGGCGCCGAGGTGCTCGTCCGCGAGACGGTGGCGCGCTTGGCCGGGCGCGTGCAGGCGACCGTGTTCTGCCTCGACGCGATCGGCCGCATCGGCGAGGAGATGACGGCCGACGGCGCGGACGTGATCGCCTTCGGCCGCCGGCCCGGCCGCGACTGGGGCGTGGCCCGCCGCCTCGCCGCCGCGGCCCGCGAGCGCGGCGTCGAGGTGATGCACGCCCACCAGTACACGCCGTTCTTCTACTCGGCGCTGGCGAAGGTGCTGAACCCGCGCTGGCGGCTGATCCTGACCGAGCACGGCCGGCACTACCCGGACCGCGTGTCGCCGCTGCGGCGGGCCGTGAACCGGCTGGCGCTCGACCGCCTCGCCGACGCCGTGACAGCGTGCTGTCACTTCAGCGCCGAGGGGCTGACCCGCACCGACGGCTTCCGCGGCAACCGCATCGAGATCGTCGAGAACGGCATCAACGTGGACCGGTACGGCCCCGCGGCCGACCCCGCGGCGCAGAAGGCGGCGCTCGGCCTCGACCCGGCGCGGCGGTACGTCGTGCATGTGGCCCGGCACCACCCGGTCAAGGACCAGGCGACGCTGCTCCGCGGCTTCGCCGCGGCGGAGCTGGAGGGTGTCGAGCTGCTGATGGCCGGCGACGGCCTACTGCGCGAGGAGTTGGAAACGCTGGCGGCGCGGCTCGGCGTGCGGGAGCGGGTGCGCTTCCTCGGCATCCGCACCGACGTGGCCGAGCTGATGCGCGCCGCGGACGTGTTCGCGCTCACGTCGGTGAGCGAGGCCGCGTCGCTGACGCTGCTGGAGGCGATGGCGACGGGGCTGCCCTCGGTGGCGACGGCCGTGGGCGGCAACCCCGAGCTGGTGCGGCACGAGCGCGAGGGGCTGCTGTTCCCGCGCGGCGACGCCGCCGGCTGCGCCGCCGCGTTCCGTCGGCTGTTCGCCGACGCGGCGCTCGCGGCCCGCCTCGGCGCCGCGGCCCGGCAGCGGGCGCGGCAGCGCTACCAGCTCGACCGCACCGTGGACGAATACTTCCGCCTGTACTGCCGCCTCGCCGGACGCACGCCGTGA
- a CDS encoding glycosyltransferase family 2 protein — MRLSIYTCVRDGLYHDYHVVQMIRHHLAVADEIVVHDGNSTDGTAEAVAAIGSDKVKLFRSDWGKPTGLDWITNFKNAARRRCTGDWAINLDCDEFLPEWDFAPFREWLAQAPPDADVLPLRMMNFYGSYRVYHRHPEKVPWPDVKWNVHRNKPDIEVYNDGSNVRRVGESATRPAVDAKFAVHHFGFVRNPARLRQKWRNVLANLYARRDGKRTTRFGLPTFLFDLFPHRWKDPQFLPDLAVYDGPYITPVRDDPAEFTRDKDSLYQLLRAKAD, encoded by the coding sequence ATGCGGCTGTCGATCTACACCTGCGTCCGCGACGGGCTGTACCACGACTACCACGTCGTGCAGATGATCCGCCACCACCTCGCGGTCGCCGACGAGATCGTTGTCCACGACGGCAACTCGACCGACGGTACCGCCGAGGCCGTGGCCGCGATCGGCTCGGACAAGGTGAAGCTGTTCCGCTCCGACTGGGGGAAGCCGACCGGCCTGGACTGGATCACCAACTTCAAGAACGCCGCCCGCCGGCGCTGCACCGGCGACTGGGCCATCAACCTCGACTGCGACGAGTTCCTGCCGGAGTGGGACTTCGCGCCGTTCCGCGAGTGGCTGGCGCAGGCGCCGCCCGACGCCGACGTGCTGCCGCTGCGGATGATGAACTTCTACGGCAGCTACCGCGTCTACCACCGGCACCCGGAAAAAGTGCCGTGGCCGGACGTGAAGTGGAACGTTCACCGCAACAAGCCCGACATCGAAGTCTACAACGACGGGTCGAACGTGCGGCGCGTCGGCGAGTCGGCCACACGCCCGGCGGTGGACGCGAAGTTCGCGGTGCATCACTTCGGCTTCGTGCGGAACCCGGCCCGGCTGCGGCAGAAGTGGCGGAACGTGCTGGCCAACCTGTACGCCCGCCGCGACGGCAAGCGCACCACCCGCTTCGGCCTGCCGACGTTCCTGTTCGACCTGTTCCCGCACCGCTGGAAGGACCCGCAGTTCCTGCCCGACCTGGCCGTGTACGACGGGCCGTACATCACCCCGGTGCGCGACGACCCGGCCGAGTTCACCCGCGACAAGGATTCGCTGTACCAGTTGCTCCGCGCGAAGGCGGACTGA
- a CDS encoding glycosyltransferase yields MPDPTPLVVFSDDWGRHPSSCQHLISHLLPTRPVVWVNTIGTRPPRLDRATLARVVEKLKQWGRPPSPAQAPAPRVLNPRMWPSFRGRFARGLNRHVLGRAVRAALADLAAPPVVVTTLPITADLVGTFPAARWVYYCVDDFAVWPGLDGRTMRDMEAELAAKVDAVVAVSETLQRHLAALGRPSHLLTHGVDLDHFRRTPEVLPESLRRLDALAGPLVVFWGVIDRRMDTEFVRVLAASLDAGTVLLVGPQDDPDPALLALPRVATLPPVPYADLPALAARAAVLVMPYADLPVTRAMQPLKLKEYLATGKPVVVRELPATREWSDCLDAAATPAAFAAAVRERLATGVPAAQADGRKRLNAEGWAAKAAQFAAWLNG; encoded by the coding sequence ATGCCTGACCCGACGCCACTGGTGGTCTTCTCGGACGACTGGGGCCGGCACCCGTCGAGCTGCCAGCACCTGATCTCGCACCTGCTGCCGACGCGGCCGGTGGTGTGGGTGAACACGATCGGCACCCGCCCGCCGCGGCTCGACCGGGCGACGCTGGCGCGGGTCGTCGAGAAGCTCAAACAGTGGGGACGCCCGCCGAGCCCGGCGCAGGCGCCGGCGCCGCGCGTGCTGAACCCGCGCATGTGGCCGTCGTTCCGCGGCCGGTTTGCCCGCGGGCTGAACCGCCACGTCCTCGGCCGCGCCGTCCGTGCCGCACTCGCCGACCTGGCCGCTCCGCCGGTCGTCGTCACCACACTGCCGATCACCGCCGACCTCGTCGGCACGTTCCCCGCCGCGCGGTGGGTGTACTACTGCGTCGACGACTTCGCCGTGTGGCCCGGCCTCGACGGTCGCACCATGCGCGACATGGAGGCCGAGCTGGCGGCGAAGGTGGACGCCGTGGTCGCCGTCAGCGAGACGCTCCAGCGGCACCTCGCGGCGCTCGGCCGGCCGTCGCACCTGCTGACACACGGCGTCGATTTGGACCACTTCCGCCGCACGCCCGAAGTGCTGCCCGAGTCGCTGCGCCGGCTCGACGCGCTGGCGGGGCCGCTGGTCGTGTTCTGGGGCGTGATCGACCGGCGGATGGACACCGAATTCGTGCGGGTACTCGCCGCCTCGCTCGATGCCGGGACCGTCTTGTTGGTCGGCCCACAGGACGACCCCGACCCGGCGCTGCTGGCGCTACCGCGGGTGGCGACACTGCCGCCGGTGCCCTACGCCGACCTGCCGGCGCTGGCGGCGCGGGCGGCGGTGCTGGTGATGCCCTACGCCGACCTGCCGGTGACGCGGGCCATGCAGCCGCTGAAGCTCAAGGAGTACCTGGCGACGGGGAAGCCGGTCGTGGTCCGCGAGCTGCCGGCGACGCGCGAGTGGAGCGACTGCCTCGACGCGGCGGCGACGCCGGCGGCCTTCGCGGCCGCGGTACGCGAGCGGCTGGCGACGGGGGTGCCGGCGGCGCAGGCGGACGGGCGGAAGCGGCTCAACGCCGAGGGGTGGGCGGCGAAGGCCGCGCAGTTCGCGGCGTGGCTGAACGGGTAG
- a CDS encoding glycosyltransferase, with amino-acid sequence MGVARAVRRKWRAVRTVGALWPALVRGGRLLARGRVREFTAKLLSERPAAVPQRSGPPLALAGIALKPGGYDHVVLEVARGLLARGVNVVRDPTAVVSLLALPEADSAAPRLVAAPPHLLHRFAPCGRSVAYTMWETDTLPPGAVAALDRCRLVVVPSAWGAACFRANGVRVPIEVVPLGIDPAAFAPAPAGGSVVFGTAGALDEGGLRKNVQRVVDVFVRAFPAHADVRLRVKITPASPPVDTHGDSRVEVTRHTLGAAELAAWYHGLTAFVNLSHGEGFGLHLLEAMACGRPLVSAAFGGVGAFFDGSVGYALPHRLVVARNAVYAGRWADVDDGDVARRMREIVADPGRAAELGALAAARAARFTWEATVQQLAAALARHGVL; translated from the coding sequence ATGGGCGTGGCACGGGCGGTGCGGCGGAAGTGGCGGGCGGTGCGGACCGTCGGGGCGCTGTGGCCGGCGCTCGTCCGCGGCGGCCGACTCCTGGCCCGCGGCCGCGTCCGCGAGTTCACGGCGAAGCTACTCAGCGAACGCCCCGCCGCCGTGCCGCAGCGCAGCGGCCCGCCGCTGGCCCTCGCCGGCATCGCGCTGAAGCCCGGCGGGTACGACCACGTCGTCCTCGAAGTCGCCCGCGGCCTCCTCGCCCGCGGCGTGAACGTCGTCCGCGACCCGACCGCCGTCGTGTCGCTGCTCGCGCTTCCCGAAGCCGATTCCGCCGCGCCGCGACTCGTCGCGGCGCCGCCGCACCTGCTCCACCGCTTCGCCCCGTGCGGCCGGTCCGTCGCGTACACGATGTGGGAAACCGACACGCTGCCGCCGGGGGCCGTGGCGGCGCTCGACCGCTGCCGGCTCGTCGTCGTGCCGAGCGCGTGGGGCGCCGCGTGCTTCCGCGCGAACGGCGTGCGCGTGCCGATCGAAGTCGTGCCGCTCGGCATCGACCCGGCGGCGTTCGCGCCGGCGCCGGCCGGCGGGTCGGTCGTGTTCGGCACCGCGGGGGCGCTCGACGAGGGCGGGCTGCGCAAGAACGTGCAACGCGTCGTGGACGTGTTCGTCCGCGCCTTCCCGGCCCACGCCGACGTGCGGCTGCGGGTGAAGATCACGCCCGCGTCGCCGCCTGTGGACACGCACGGCGACTCGCGCGTCGAGGTGACGCGGCACACGCTCGGCGCGGCCGAGCTGGCGGCGTGGTACCACGGCCTCACGGCGTTCGTGAACCTGTCGCACGGCGAGGGCTTCGGCCTACACCTGCTGGAGGCGATGGCGTGCGGCCGGCCGCTGGTGTCGGCGGCGTTCGGCGGCGTCGGCGCGTTCTTCGACGGGTCGGTGGGGTACGCACTGCCGCACCGCTTGGTAGTAGCGCGGAACGCGGTGTACGCCGGCCGCTGGGCCGACGTGGACGACGGTGACGTGGCGCGGCGGATGCGGGAGATCGTGGCCGACCCGGGCCGCGCCGCGGAGTTGGGTGCGCTCGCCGCGGCACGGGCCGCGCGGTTCACCTGGGAAGCCACGGTGCAACAGCTCGCCGCGGCGCTGGCGCGGCACGGGGTGCTGTAG